DNA sequence from the Zavarzinella sp. genome:
GGGGCAGGCCACAAATCGCAAACAAACCAAATACTCCGGTTAAAGCACAAGTCAAAATCCCAGTTTCAAAGGTAATCGGAATGAAACTGGGCCAACTGATCAGCGGTTTTCCGCCAATATTCAGTGGATATTCAAATGCAGACAGGTACGACTGCATTACAAAACCAATTACCGCACCGATCACGCCGCCACACAACATGATGGTGGCCATTTCGGAATACTTGAAACCCAGGGCATCTGCTACACCTGCTACCGGGTATGGCGAATAGCCATCCAGTTTGGTGTAGCCTGCTTCCTTCACTTTCGTGATACCAGCAATCAGATCATCAGCCGTGTTGTATTCTGCCAGCAACCCATAGATCGCTGGGCCTTGTTCGTCATGCACGTCGCTCATGGAGGGCCCTCCGCGATTGAATGTCCATCTTGACCACCACCTTTCTTCGGCAGCAATTCACGCATTTCGGTGATGCTGATCATTGGCACGTAGCGAACAAACAGCATGAAGAAGAAAAAGAAGATCCCGAATGTTCCCAGATAGAGCAACCAGTCCCACATGGTCGGAGCATAATGGCCCCACATCGATGGGAGATACTCGCGGGTAAGCGTGATCACAATCACATATCGTTCAAACCACATCCCGATCAATGCAATGATGGAAACGGCAAACAATATCCAGGCATTCATCCGCCACTTCTTCACCCACAATACCTGGGGTGCCACAAAGTTACAGAAAATCAGCACCCAGTACGACCAGCCGTACGGACCAAACAGTCGCTGCCACGTGGTGCTCTGTTCGTAAATGCTATGACTGTACCAGCCAAACCAGACTTCGCTGAAATAGCCATAAGAGACCATCAAGCCGGTCGCCAGCATCACCTTGGCACAATTATCGATGTGCCAGTCGGTAATAAAGTCTTTCAGGCCATAGAGCGATCGCAGTGGGATCGCCAGCACCAGAACCATGGCGAAACCAGAGAAAATCGCACCAATCACGAAGAACGGTGGGAAAATCGTCGCGTGCCAAAGCGGGACAATCGAGACTGCAAAGTCAAACGACACAATCGAGTGCACCGAAAATACCAGTGGGGTTGAAATCCCTGCCAGGATCAGGTAGACCTTTTCATATCGACGCCAATGATACGCCGAACCACGCCAGCCGAGTGCCAGTAAGCCGTAAATCAGCTTCTGAATCCGGGTGGGTGCGGCATCTCGCAACGTTGCAAAGTCCGGAATCAAACCCACGTACCAGAAAATCAGAGATACGGTGAAGTAGGTACTGACCGCAAATACGTCCCATTCCAGCGGACTGCGGAACTGAGGCCACATCCCAAAGTTGTAGGGTGCCGGGAACAGCCAGTACGCCAGCCAGGGCCGACCCGTGTGAAGCAAGGGAAACACCCCGGCACACATCACGGCGAAAATCGTCATCGCCTCAGCAAATCGGTTGATACTGGTACGCCAACGCTGGTGCAACAGTAGCAGAATTGCCGAAATCAACGTTCCCGCGTGGCCGATACCGATCCACCAGACGAAGTTGATAATTGCGAAGCCCCAAGCCGAGGCAATATTCAAGCCCCATACCCCGGTACCGTAAGTCAGCAGGTGGACTACTGTACCAACGAAAACGAGGGAAAAGACTACACCAAAGCCGAACGCCAGCCACCAGACTTTCGGATGCCCTTTGACACCAATAGCAATGTTTCCAATGCTATCCGCTACGGTGCCAAGGTTGTGAGTCCCACCAATCGCTGGTGGGAGTTCTTCCACGTGGGGTGGGTGTGGTTCGAGAACGCCTGTCGCCATAATTAATTACGCCCTCGGCATTTCTGGGTTAGGGTTACGAACCGCAGCCAGATACGTCGTCCGTGGCTGCGTATTTAATTCTGCCAGCAAACCGTAATTCGTGGGTCGACGTTTCCATTCTGAAACGACCGAATCACCATCATCAAGGTTACCAAATGCGATCGCACCGGATGGGCAGGCTGCCTGGCAGGCAGTCAGAATTTCGCCATCCAGAATCTCCCGTCTTTGACGTTCGGCTTCAATTTCTGCCGAGCGAATCCGCTGGACGCAGTAGGTGCACTTTTCCATGACCCCACGCTCGCGAACACTGACTTCGGGATTCCGCATCAGTTTGTAGGTATCAGTTCGCCAGTCTGCGTACGTCAAAAAGTTAAATCGACGAACCTTATATGGACAGTTGTTTGAGCAATAGCGGGTCCCGACGCACCGATTGTACACCATGTCATTCAGACCATCGGCTGAGTGTGCGGTGGCTGCCACCGGGCACACCACTTCGCAGGGGGCTTTTTCGCACTGCTGGCACGGAACAGGCTGGAAGTGCACCTGAATATTGCCTGCATCATCCGGATCGTTGCCAGAGTAGTAGCGATCGACGCGAATCCAGTGCATTTCCCGACCGCGAGTGACCTGATCTTTGCCCACTACGGGGATGTTGTTTTCGGCCTGACAGGCAATCATGCATACACCGCACCCGTGGCACGTATTGAGATCGATTGCCATCCCCCACCGACGTGCTTTCGCGTAGTCGCTGGTAGTATTGATGTGCGGGTCATCGGAATGCAATCCCAGAATGTCATCAGGCAGATTGCGGCTGTCCGGATGCAGTGTCAGTGGGATTAAACGTTTATCATGAACATGGTGTTCATGACCATGTTCATCGTGCTTGTGGCCATCATTCCCATGGTCATGCCCTTTTTTCGAGGGTGCCGGCTGCGGGACAATAATCATGTCCTTTTCCGGTTTGGCGGCATTGGGAATTGATGCAAACGTAGGATTTTTCTGAAACTCTGGCAGATAACCCATCCGTGCGGGCCGACGATCCCAACCCGAATCGTCTTTCATCGCATGGTGGGCCTGCGTACAAGCCAGTGTGTAGCGGTTCGTGCTGGCTACAGGCTTCTCGCAGTTATCCATCCACAAACTGCTCGTGGTGCGGATCGTGAAAGTATTAAAACCTTTCTCATTTCCTACCTGACCAGCATGGGTGCGGCCAAAACCCAGGTGCAGAGTAATCGAATCGTCTGCATGGCCCGGCTGAATCCAGACTGGAATACTTAAGGTCTTACCAGCTAAGGAGATATCGATGAAATTGGCACTTACCTGACCGTGCTCGCCGCCCCCCCAGCGTTCGCTGTAAACAGTAACGCCTAGGTCTTTAGCTGTTTTCGGGCTGATAATTGCTGCGTTGTCCCACGTCAGCTTGGTAATTGGCTTTGGCAATTCCTGCAGCCAGCCATTGTTGGCGTAACGACCATCGTGGATATTCGGGTCCACACGGAAGTTGACCTCAAAAGCAGCCACTTTCGTAACACTTTCTTTGAGATTCGTAATATCCGGAGCTTTTTCAACAGTGGGCCAGGCCGAATCTGGAATTACCCCATCCTGCAGCCAATGTTCCCACGCATGCTGAAACTCTTTGTGCTTTTCAGATGGCTTCCACTGTTTGTGCCAGTAAGCTTTGACCACTTCCATAGAACTGGAAGGCGTCATGGTTTCCACGGCACCCAGTGGACCGGGCACCTGAACCTTGTAGTCAAACAGCCGCACGAACAACTCCAGTGGAGTGCGTGCGCCATGCAGTGGGGCAATCAACGGTTGTTGCAAAGAAACAATACCATCGTAGCCACGCCCATCACCCCATGTTTCCAGATAATGTGCCAGCGGGAAGTGCCAGTCGCACTTGATGGCGGTCTCATCCAGGTGGGTACCCATATGAATCTTCAGGCCCACTTTCGCCAGTGCATCGGCAAAGCCCAGATCCACAGGAGCATCGTAAACAGGATTACTTCCCAGAATCAGCAGTGCATCGACTTTGCCAGACTTCATCTCATCAACCAGTTTGGTGAGATTTGCAGTCTGACTGCCGAATGTTTTGTCAGCCTTCTTCAACGTGACCGATTTGCCAAATGCCTTTAATTCCTGATTGATTGCGTGGGCAATCGCATGAACTGCGGCAGGCTGATGATCGCCTACCACTACCAGGCCTTTCCCTTCATGGGCCTTTAAATCATTGAAAAGCGGATCGAGCCAGCGTTCAGCCAATTCAGGCAGTTTTTCGCCAGAAGCGACTTTCAAACCAAACTTATTAGCCAATGCTCGAATAAACGAATCAATCTGCGTGCTTTTCAGTGCCAGCCGGTGATCTGCAACCGAACCCGTACCAGTGAGGTTCGATTCAACCGCATACAGGCGAGTTAGCTTCTCCTCGGTAGCACCTTCTTTGCTGGTAACCCGTCGATTCACATTAAATTCACGTGAGTATCGAACGGCGGCTTCCCCATGACAAAGGAAGTCTGCATCCACTGCCAGAACGCGGGTGGCCTGAGTGAAATCGTACACAGGTAGCAGTTCTTCGCCAAATGCCAGCTGACTACCCTGGGATACGAAATCTCGGTTGCTGGTTTCGTATTCGTACCATTCGGTATTCTTAAACTGTACTTTGAAATCAGCGATTACCGATCGCAAGGTGGGTGATGATGAAGCCAGCGAAAGAATACGAATGTTTTTGGTTTGCAGCCCTTCAAACTTCGTCCGCAATTCGGAAGTGGCTTCATCCCACGATTTTGCCAATCCCTGAAACTGAATGTTTCGGGATCGATCTGGATCGTACAGATCCAGCAGCGATGCCTGAATGTGGGCACTGGAAGCCCCGACGCTGCCCGGGTGGGTGGGATTGCCTTCGATTTTGATAGGTCGGCCTTCACGGCTTTTCACCAACACACCTGTTGCCACGCCACCTTGCGAAAAGGTGGTTGCATAAAACAGGGGCAGCCCCAGCGTCATTCCTTCGGGCTGACGAACATATGGGAAGATCTTTTTCGGCGATGCCGGACGAGGCGAACAGCCAATGCCAGCCAATGCCAAGGATGCCGCCGAAAGTGTCAGAAATGTCCGACGACTCAGAGGATCCGTCCAAGATTCCGCATCATCCGGAAATTCCCGCTCCAGCATCTCCTGAAATGCAGGAGTATTTGCCAATTCTTCCAAACCAAGCCACTGCTCTTTCCCAGAGGCTGGCGTATTCAACAAATTCGTTGTTTCACCCATGATTACCCCTCGAAATTAACGGTGACAGATTGAACAGTTCGTAATAACCATTGCATCGCGGACACGGTGCAGTTCCTTCAGTTGTTTGCCCAACTCCAGTTGGGTATAAGGCTTCCCTGTGGCGGGGTTTTCCTTCTTACCTGTAGTTGGGTCAATATAATCTTCCGCTTTCCACTTCATGTTGGTGATTTCGGTCAGCGGTCGCAGATGCTCTTCCGGGTTACGGTGACATTTCAGGCACCACTCCATCAAGAGCGTGTGTTTTTGGGACATCAACGGCATTTCATCCACTTCGCCGTGGCAGGAATAGCACCCCACCCCTTTGCCCAAGTGAATCGAGTGGTTGAAATACGCATAATCCGGCAAATTATGAATTTTTTCCCATGGAATCGACTGATTATTTTCAAAGCTGGCCCGCACCGGGTTCAGCATTTGGGAGCCATTCCACATCTGCTGGTGGCATTTCATGCACGTTTCCGTGGGCGGGATGCCAGCGTAGGGGGAAGTTTCGGCCGCAGTGTGACAAAAGCGACAATCGATCCCCAACTCACTGACGTGGTGCTTGTGGCTGAATGGCACCGGTTGATCCACCACTTCGCCTTTGCCCGTGATGTAGCCGGAACGGTACAAAATGGCCCCCGTTGCTCCAGAACCCATGCCCATAAGAGGGAGACCAAACACCAGCATTCGTACGATGGTGTTCATTCCTCGTGGAAAGATTTGTGGCATTGATTATTCCTGTTATCGAAGCCGAGATTCACCCGGATTAAAGACTGACACCATACTCTAGAAACAACATATTCACAAACCGTGCAGTTAACAGTGCATGGCCGATGGAAAACTGTGCAAGAAAGATCGCACCCAGTGCGTAATACAATCCCTTAGCCGGGGTGCGGTTCCCCAGAATGATGCTGAGGGTGGCCAGACCGCACGCTGCCACTGCCAGAAGCATGCCCATGGGGTAAATCCACCAGGTAAACATCGAAAAGACGGCCATGCTGAACGAACCGACAGCAAAACCACGAACCTGGTGACGCAGGCCACCATGTTCCGCACTCGTTTCTATGCAAGCAGATTCAGGACCAACCATCGGGAACTTCTCCACAGACTCGGCAAACAAAGTTATATGCAAATCATGGGCCACACGGACAGTGGGCAACGAAAACGATTGCCGCGAACCACCAGAATGCCACGAAGATTAACCGTAAGTGCTTGTTTTGAAATAATTTAAGTCAGGTGACTTTTTGAAATTTTCAGGAAATCAATCCTGTTTGTGTGCCGCACACCATCGATTCGTTTCTTACTTTCGCATTTTTCATTTCCCACCGCACGCAATTGTGGGAATCAGATGGACATTTGCACAACTAAATGATTGTCCGAAAGTTTGTCTGAAGCTTGTTATATAATCAATTAAATACATAATATATTGATCATAATTCAACATGAAATTCGGTTTGTTGTTCCGTCTGGATAGTCTTGCTCAGCGGACCAATTTTGCTTTGAGTTGGCTGATCATCAGATCAAGTTCATCAAGTGATTTCTGCTGCAACTCGTCCACAGGGGTAATTGACAAGCCGAGAATCTCCTCAAATGCATGAATCTGGCCGATTTTTCGACCTCGATCTGTGCCGATACTGATCCCTTCTTTCACGCCTTCTTGTTTCGCAAGTCTTTCAAAAGATGTAACGTATGGCATTTGGTTCTCCGTCAATAATTCAAATCGGACTTTGTTAAAATCTTCTTCAAGTTCATCTGGTAATTTTAGCAGCCAGTCCAATCGAGTAATTTCCAGGAAAACACCAAAATAAACGATTTTTATCGTGTTTTACAGCCATTTCGCAGCGGTACACCATACCTTGGCTATTCCAGATTTTATCAGATTTTCCACCAATTAGTGCTTTTTCTGTACCAAATTCTGTGCCGAAAGCCCCCATGTTCGATGTGCAAGGGTTTTTGGATACTACAAAAAGGGTAAAAATTTGTGATCTTGGAGGATATCTGTACGAGAGAAAAAACGAAACACGATTGGAAGATTGAAATCGCCAACCTTCTCGAAGGTGGTTATGGCCCAATGCAAGTAAGTCATTCTGGTGTGTGACAATCTCAATACGCATACGAAAAGGAGCGTTTTACGAAGTCTTTGAGCCAGCTCGTTAGTTAGTCGCCTGGAATTACACTACACCCCCAAGCATGGAAGTTGGCTCAATATGGCGGAAAACGAGCAGAGTAGTATGATGCAGCAATGCCTAGTAGCAGGTCGGCGCATCGGCAGCATCGAAGAGCTCGCTTCCGACACCACAGCCTGGCATGAAGATGTTAACAACACCGAGCGCGAGATTGATTGGCAAATGAAAACTGACGACGCAAGGCACAAGCTAAATTTACTCTATCCTAAAATCAAGATGTAACAAAGTACTAGCTAGAAATTACTGACCTTTACCCAAGCATTTCGGCAAACCGGGATTTTTGTTTTGGTGAAGATCTTGCGGAGAACCAAATCCATCTTCTTGGTTTCCCACCTCCGTACCTAAATTCGATTTACAACTCCTAGATTTTGCGAACCGACTTCAGCAATTTGCTTAAACCTGCGAGTGATTGAAGCCGATATACAGAACACTATGTGTCGTGTTTTAACCCTCCTACTCCTGTTTGGTGTGCTACTCTTTCAATGGGTAAACGGCATTCGTTGTTTTGGCTGGTGCTTATCAGTAGGTGAGGACATTAGGTCGCACGTGCATCTACAAGCAGTACTACCCGAGACGCCAGAAGTCAAAAAATGTGGCTGCCATAGATCAGTTCAATTGAGCATTACCGCCGCGAGCCTGCATGCACATGATCAAGTCATCTCGCCTCCAACTGCTGCGACGGACCAAGCACGGTTTCCAAATTCCTACAATAGTATTTTGTATTTGGACTTTAGCCCCACATTTGGCTGTCGAGTGAGTGTTTACGAAAGTGTTGATGTTAGCAACTGTCCTGCTCCTAAACTGGTGTGGGCGTTTAACCTTCATCGCTGGAACTACAACTCACCCAGCTACTTCATCTCGCCGTTGGTCACACAGCAATGTCCAATGGCAATTATCCAGTTTATCTCCGCGTCTGCGCTCTTTTGATTTAGTAGGCATTTTTACTCGCCCGTAACTGGCGAGCAAAATCGCCAGAAGCAGTCTAACAATCTCGTGGTTGTCATCAGTTGAGGGGTCGATTACGCATTCCGTAATTTATTTAGGAGATGATAGATGATGTACATGGTAAATAAAACTCTGCCTGGTGTAGCGTGGCTCACGCTGATCGGGATGGCTGGCTGCGCGACCGGCTTACCCGAAAGGTATGCCACTCAACCCGTCGTCATATCCTCGTCGGTCCTTGTAAAAGATGATCCCTACCCTGTCGTAACCAATCCAGCTCCGGACTTGATCCAAGTCACCTATTCGTCCGGGGATTCGCCTACCCAAAAGAAAGATCAGAAGTTCAATAATGGCGACGGGAAACGGCTTTCGCCTAGAGTGCCAACCGAACTATCGCTTACCGATCTCATCAAGTTGACTGTCGAAAGAAACCCTCGCCTCGCGCAAGTGGGGTGGGCCGTTGAGACAGCAAGGGGTCGTGCAATCCAAGCCAAGATGTACCCGAATCCGACGATCAGCATCACCGGGGACGAACTCGGTGACCGCACGGGTCCTGGCGGAATCTGGACGGCTCCGTACTTCCAGCAGGAGATCGTGACGGCGAACAAGCTCGGACTGAGCCAAGCCGCTGCCCTCAAGGAGGTTGATCAGGCTGCCTTGGCAGTCGTGTGTGAACGTTACCGACTGTTCACCAACGTTAGAAAAACTTATTTCGAGTTGGTCACCCTACAAGAACGGGTGGAAATCCTCGAAAAGTTGGTCGAGCTGGCGGAAAAGTCGGTCGAGAACGCCAATAAATTGTTAAAAGCGAAGGAGGGAAGCGAACTTGACGTAGTCCAACTTGAAGTTGATCTTGAACGGTATAAGGCGGACCTAGAAGCCACCAACAAGGCTTTACCCGCAACGTTTCGGCGGCTGGCCGCAAGCGTAGGCATGGATGACTTGCCCTATGGGAAGGTCGGCGGCGGCCTCGAAACGCCCCTACCCGAGTACGAGTTGGAGCGGATCCGCACTTACATCTTGGGCATCCACCCGGCCCTGAGGTCGGCCCAGATCGGGGTCGAGCGGGCGAAATTAGTGGTGCAGCGGGTGACCGTTGAGTCAATCC
Encoded proteins:
- a CDS encoding DUF3341 domain-containing protein; its protein translation is MSDVHDEQGPAIYGLLAEYNTADDLIAGITKVKEAGYTKLDGYSPYPVAGVADALGFKYSEMATIMLCGGVIGAVIGFVMQSYLSAFEYPLNIGGKPLISWPSFIPITFETGILTCALTGVFGLFAICGLPRLHHPLFNVPQFAAASRDKFFMAVEATDPKFNLAATRTLMESTTPVSLAEVPHE
- the nrfD gene encoding NrfD/PsrC family molybdoenzyme membrane anchor subunit; the encoded protein is MATGVLEPHPPHVEELPPAIGGTHNLGTVADSIGNIAIGVKGHPKVWWLAFGFGVVFSLVFVGTVVHLLTYGTGVWGLNIASAWGFAIINFVWWIGIGHAGTLISAILLLLHQRWRTSINRFAEAMTIFAVMCAGVFPLLHTGRPWLAYWLFPAPYNFGMWPQFRSPLEWDVFAVSTYFTVSLIFWYVGLIPDFATLRDAAPTRIQKLIYGLLALGWRGSAYHWRRYEKVYLILAGISTPLVFSVHSIVSFDFAVSIVPLWHATIFPPFFVIGAIFSGFAMVLVLAIPLRSLYGLKDFITDWHIDNCAKVMLATGLMVSYGYFSEVWFGWYSHSIYEQSTTWQRLFGPYGWSYWVLIFCNFVAPQVLWVKKWRMNAWILFAVSIIALIGMWFERYVIVITLTREYLPSMWGHYAPTMWDWLLYLGTFGIFFFFFMLFVRYVPMISITEMRELLPKKGGGQDGHSIAEGPP
- a CDS encoding TAT-variant-translocated molybdopterin oxidoreductase, whose translation is MGETTNLLNTPASGKEQWLGLEELANTPAFQEMLEREFPDDAESWTDPLSRRTFLTLSAASLALAGIGCSPRPASPKKIFPYVRQPEGMTLGLPLFYATTFSQGGVATGVLVKSREGRPIKIEGNPTHPGSVGASSAHIQASLLDLYDPDRSRNIQFQGLAKSWDEATSELRTKFEGLQTKNIRILSLASSSPTLRSVIADFKVQFKNTEWYEYETSNRDFVSQGSQLAFGEELLPVYDFTQATRVLAVDADFLCHGEAAVRYSREFNVNRRVTSKEGATEEKLTRLYAVESNLTGTGSVADHRLALKSTQIDSFIRALANKFGLKVASGEKLPELAERWLDPLFNDLKAHEGKGLVVVGDHQPAAVHAIAHAINQELKAFGKSVTLKKADKTFGSQTANLTKLVDEMKSGKVDALLILGSNPVYDAPVDLGFADALAKVGLKIHMGTHLDETAIKCDWHFPLAHYLETWGDGRGYDGIVSLQQPLIAPLHGARTPLELFVRLFDYKVQVPGPLGAVETMTPSSSMEVVKAYWHKQWKPSEKHKEFQHAWEHWLQDGVIPDSAWPTVEKAPDITNLKESVTKVAAFEVNFRVDPNIHDGRYANNGWLQELPKPITKLTWDNAAIISPKTAKDLGVTVYSERWGGGEHGQVSANFIDISLAGKTLSIPVWIQPGHADDSITLHLGFGRTHAGQVGNEKGFNTFTIRTTSSLWMDNCEKPVASTNRYTLACTQAHHAMKDDSGWDRRPARMGYLPEFQKNPTFASIPNAAKPEKDMIIVPQPAPSKKGHDHGNDGHKHDEHGHEHHVHDKRLIPLTLHPDSRNLPDDILGLHSDDPHINTTSDYAKARRWGMAIDLNTCHGCGVCMIACQAENNIPVVGKDQVTRGREMHWIRVDRYYSGNDPDDAGNIQVHFQPVPCQQCEKAPCEVVCPVAATAHSADGLNDMVYNRCVGTRYCSNNCPYKVRRFNFLTYADWRTDTYKLMRNPEVSVRERGVMEKCTYCVQRIRSAEIEAERQRREILDGEILTACQAACPSGAIAFGNLDDGDSVVSEWKRRPTNYGLLAELNTQPRTTYLAAVRNPNPEMPRA
- a CDS encoding cytochrome c3 family protein; its protein translation is MPQIFPRGMNTIVRMLVFGLPLMGMGSGATGAILYRSGYITGKGEVVDQPVPFSHKHHVSELGIDCRFCHTAAETSPYAGIPPTETCMKCHQQMWNGSQMLNPVRASFENNQSIPWEKIHNLPDYAYFNHSIHLGKGVGCYSCHGEVDEMPLMSQKHTLLMEWCLKCHRNPEEHLRPLTEITNMKWKAEDYIDPTTGKKENPATGKPYTQLELGKQLKELHRVRDAMVITNCSICHR
- a CDS encoding TolC family protein encodes the protein MMYMVNKTLPGVAWLTLIGMAGCATGLPERYATQPVVISSSVLVKDDPYPVVTNPAPDLIQVTYSSGDSPTQKKDQKFNNGDGKRLSPRVPTELSLTDLIKLTVERNPRLAQVGWAVETARGRAIQAKMYPNPTISITGDELGDRTGPGGIWTAPYFQQEIVTANKLGLSQAAALKEVDQAALAVVCERYRLFTNVRKTYFELVTLQERVEILEKLVELAEKSVENANKLLKAKEGSELDVVQLEVDLERYKADLEATNKALPATFRRLAASVGMDDLPYGKVGGGLETPLPEYELERIRTYILGIHPALRSAQIGVERAKLVVQRVTVESIPNVTLGTGYVRQNQNKSNDWVINASIPVPLWNKNEGNIFAAKAQVEEALNEVGRVQNDLVGRLATAYTTFIAAKERVERYRIAIIPKAEQSYHLALKGQKGGEFEYLRVLQSQRAVAETRLEYLRSLGEAWQSASEIAGFMLEDQWPVLPSK